In the genome of Armatimonadota bacterium, one region contains:
- a CDS encoding RHS repeat-associated core domain-containing protein — translation MATQDFDAFGNTIASSGSTSSPYNFAGDWAYQSNGDAGLQHVGARYYDPQIGRFASRDSMLDQVPYAYCGGEPNDWVDPSGHWNWKVILGGIVVVIGAAVIPVGSPIIAGLIVVVAIAGAIWGDVSEGGELLHRAERIIGEWIGCIRRWMDPPARSAWCKPEPHGIERRSVL, via the coding sequence ATGGCCACACAGGATTTCGATGCGTTTGGCAACACCATCGCGAGCAGTGGCTCGACTTCGAGCCCGTACAACTTCGCCGGCGATTGGGCCTACCAGAGCAACGGCGATGCCGGGCTGCAGCATGTAGGGGCCAGGTATTACGATCCGCAGATCGGGCGGTTCGCCAGCCGTGACAGCATGCTCGACCAGGTTCCGTACGCGTATTGCGGGGGTGAGCCGAACGATTGGGTGGATCCGAGCGGGCATTGGAATTGGAAGGTGATTCTGGGCGGTATCGTAGTCGTCATCGGCGCGGCGGTGATCCCAGTCGGAAGTCCGATAATTGCAGGCCTAATCGTTGTCGTTGCGATTGCCGGCGCAATTTGGGGCGACGTTTCCGAGGGAGGCGAGCTCCTCCACAGAGCTGAGAGAATCATTGGCGAATGGATTGGCTGCATTCGTCGGTGGATGGACCCGCCTGCCCGGTCGGCGTGGTGCAAGCCCGAGCCGCACGGTATCGAGCGGCGATCAGTACTATGA
- a CDS encoding GNAT family N-acetyltransferase, which produces MKDELTRPPYARMAAENHTQYYCAMARGSSGEIMRRRGCLWTYDDEDGEGMVLFPQLGGAAADDEVLDELIEWYCERNCRSLIGCWSLDPPAPKDLGVGLLARGFQPGWRPRWMGRKLDDLTDLPSPPDDVQIREARSGKAHAARPHPQCRRFEAVRNGEVIGHSSVFLSTGEYAAAGIYDVHVLPAERNRGVGKAVTAAAMIKGRSMGARFAVLNATGPRMYEQLGLTGDGFGRTWWLNVPRLRADRPSRERIALAEAVGRGDTKLLESRFAESLDALATPMTCGLSLLELAAHEGQPEAAKWLLEHGARPDIISMWDLGLRREAAELLAKQPTAARWRAGELGATPLHIAAERNDVELARLLLSADPDLTFEDPAFGSTPEGWARHFKRRKILGMIRAHARSANLKTA; this is translated from the coding sequence ATGAAGGATGAGCTGACTCGACCGCCTTATGCGCGCATGGCAGCCGAGAATCACACGCAGTACTACTGCGCGATGGCGCGCGGCTCTAGCGGCGAGATCATGCGCCGGCGCGGATGCCTCTGGACTTACGATGACGAGGACGGCGAAGGCATGGTGCTGTTTCCGCAACTGGGCGGCGCCGCCGCGGACGACGAGGTGCTCGATGAGTTAATCGAATGGTACTGCGAGCGCAACTGCAGATCGCTCATCGGCTGTTGGTCGTTGGACCCGCCGGCGCCAAAGGACCTTGGCGTCGGCCTGCTGGCCCGAGGATTTCAGCCGGGTTGGCGGCCGCGCTGGATGGGGCGCAAGCTCGACGATTTGACGGACCTGCCATCACCACCGGACGACGTTCAGATACGAGAGGCCCGCAGCGGAAAAGCACACGCAGCGCGCCCACACCCGCAGTGCCGACGTTTTGAGGCCGTTCGTAACGGAGAGGTTATCGGCCACAGCAGCGTGTTTCTCTCCACCGGCGAGTATGCCGCTGCCGGCATCTACGACGTGCACGTGCTGCCTGCCGAGCGGAATCGCGGCGTTGGAAAGGCCGTAACCGCGGCTGCGATGATCAAAGGCAGGAGCATGGGCGCGCGATTCGCGGTGCTCAACGCGACGGGACCCCGGATGTACGAGCAACTGGGCTTGACGGGGGACGGATTTGGGCGAACCTGGTGGCTCAACGTGCCGCGCCTTCGCGCTGATCGACCGTCGAGGGAGCGCATTGCGCTCGCGGAGGCCGTAGGGCGCGGCGATACGAAGCTGCTGGAGAGCCGGTTTGCTGAATCGCTCGATGCGCTTGCCACTCCGATGACGTGCGGGTTGTCGCTGCTTGAGCTGGCGGCGCACGAGGGCCAACCCGAGGCTGCGAAGTGGCTCCTGGAGCACGGTGCACGGCCGGACATCATCTCGATGTGGGACCTTGGTTTACGACGCGAGGCAGCAGAGTTACTAGCCAAACAGCCTACCGCTGCCCGTTGGCGCGCCGGTGAGCTGGGCGCCACACCGCTGCATATAGCGGCGGAGCGGAACGATGTGGAGTTGGCCCGACTGCTGTTGAGCGCCGATCCGGACCTGACGTTTGAAGATCCTGCGTTTGGATCCACGCCGGAGGGCTGGGCGCGGCACTTCAAGCGACGCAAGATTCTGGGAATGATCCGCGCCCATGCCCGGAGCGCAAACCTGAAAACCGCGTAG
- a CDS encoding class I SAM-dependent methyltransferase, translating into MSDTAKSYNVLVDAYVLHVADELRHKPFDRALLGRIAAESRGIGRLCDLGCGPGHVAQFLKESGADVFGIDLSPEMVECARRLHPEIPFEVGDMRALSLPDADLPGIGALYSIIHLDRSELRAAFTGFFRALKPGGVLLLAFHTGEADRHLQELWGCAIDLTFVFHDARQVEHDLLAVGFVIEESLLREPYPDVEAPTRRAYIVARRPPA; encoded by the coding sequence ATGAGCGATACCGCCAAGAGCTACAACGTGCTGGTGGATGCCTATGTGCTCCACGTGGCGGACGAGCTGCGCCACAAGCCATTCGATCGCGCGCTGTTAGGTCGGATTGCCGCAGAATCGCGCGGCATTGGGCGGCTTTGCGACCTGGGCTGCGGGCCCGGACATGTGGCGCAATTCCTCAAAGAGAGCGGCGCCGACGTCTTCGGAATCGACCTGTCGCCGGAGATGGTGGAGTGCGCGCGCCGGCTGCACCCCGAGATTCCGTTTGAGGTAGGCGACATGCGCGCGCTGAGCCTGCCTGACGCGGATCTTCCGGGAATTGGAGCGCTCTACTCGATCATCCATCTGGATCGCAGCGAGCTTCGCGCCGCTTTTACAGGCTTCTTCCGGGCGCTCAAACCGGGCGGAGTGCTGCTGCTGGCATTTCACACAGGCGAGGCGGACCGACATCTGCAGGAGTTGTGGGGCTGCGCGATTGACCTGACATTTGTGTTCCATGATGCACGTCAGGTGGAACATGACCTGCTGGCCGTGGGATTCGTCATTGAAGAGTCGCTGCTGCGCGAGCCGTACCCGGATGTGGAAGCGCCAACCCGGCGCGCGTATATCGTCGCGCGACGCCCGCCGGCTTGA
- a CDS encoding DUF1501 domain-containing protein, translated as MPRYGSDKVNENYDPLAITRRKFLTNSAFGIGSLGLMELLAGASASSAAPAPSKRVGGLPGFPNFAPKARRVIYLFQSGGPASQDLYDYKPLLNQLEGKPLPDSVRGDQRLTGMSSHQAILPLAGSAFKFAQYGKSGAWLSELLPNIGKMSDEICFIKTMWTDAINHDPAITFMQTGAQIAGRPSMGSWVTYGLGSDTDDLPAFVVLVTVGGGGDQPLYARLWGNGFLDSRFQGIQFRSGKEPVLYLTNPDGLSARGRQDELAAINQLNQLQFHSQMDPEIVSRIAQYEMAYRMQTSVPDVTDLSKEPESVFELYGADSRKPGTFAANCLLTRRLCEKGVRFIQLYHQGWDHHSDLPAGMRRQCAQTDKPIAGLLTDLKQRGLLDDTLVIWGGEFGRTSYCQGELTRTNYGRDHHPRCFTMWLAGAGVNAGTTYGQTDPYGYNIVDAHGAVMNPTKDDFFPGAVHVHDLQATIMHLLGIDHKRLTYRFQGRDFRLTDVYGHVVPNLMA; from the coding sequence ATGCCACGGTATGGGAGCGATAAGGTGAACGAGAATTACGATCCGCTGGCGATAACTCGCCGCAAGTTTCTTACCAACTCCGCCTTCGGCATCGGTTCCCTGGGGCTGATGGAGCTGCTGGCCGGGGCATCGGCTAGCTCGGCCGCTCCAGCGCCATCGAAACGGGTTGGCGGGCTGCCGGGCTTTCCAAACTTTGCGCCCAAGGCACGGCGGGTTATCTACCTCTTCCAGAGCGGAGGGCCGGCGTCGCAGGACCTCTACGATTACAAGCCGCTGCTCAACCAGCTGGAAGGCAAGCCGCTTCCCGATTCGGTCCGCGGCGACCAGCGGCTGACCGGAATGAGTTCGCACCAGGCCATTTTGCCGCTCGCCGGCTCGGCGTTCAAATTTGCGCAGTATGGCAAGTCGGGCGCGTGGCTCAGTGAGCTGCTTCCGAATATCGGCAAGATGAGCGACGAGATATGTTTCATCAAAACGATGTGGACCGACGCCATCAATCACGATCCCGCCATCACCTTTATGCAGACGGGAGCGCAGATTGCCGGCCGACCCTCGATGGGCTCCTGGGTGACGTATGGCCTGGGATCCGATACCGATGACTTGCCTGCTTTCGTTGTGCTGGTCACTGTTGGAGGCGGTGGCGATCAGCCGCTCTATGCACGTCTGTGGGGAAACGGCTTCCTCGATTCCCGATTTCAAGGTATCCAGTTCCGCTCCGGCAAGGAGCCTGTGCTCTACCTGACCAATCCCGACGGGCTCTCTGCACGTGGGCGGCAGGATGAGCTTGCAGCGATCAATCAGCTCAACCAGCTGCAGTTTCACAGCCAGATGGACCCCGAAATCGTGTCGCGTATTGCTCAGTACGAAATGGCGTACCGTATGCAGACGAGCGTGCCCGATGTGACCGACCTCTCCAAAGAGCCGGAGAGCGTGTTTGAGCTTTACGGAGCCGACAGCCGCAAGCCCGGCACATTCGCCGCCAATTGCCTGTTGACCCGCCGCTTATGCGAAAAGGGCGTCCGGTTCATCCAGCTTTACCATCAGGGCTGGGACCATCACAGCGACCTGCCCGCCGGGATGCGGCGGCAGTGCGCACAAACCGACAAGCCGATCGCCGGCCTGCTTACCGACCTCAAGCAGCGCGGGCTGCTGGATGATACGCTGGTGATCTGGGGCGGTGAGTTTGGCCGCACCAGTTACTGCCAGGGCGAGCTGACGCGTACCAACTACGGTCGAGACCACCATCCCCGCTGCTTCACCATGTGGCTGGCCGGCGCCGGCGTCAATGCCGGTACCACATATGGCCAGACCGACCCGTATGGATACAACATCGTGGATGCCCACGGCGCTGTGATGAACCCCACCAAAGATGACTTCTTCCCCGGAGCCGTGCATGTGCACGATCTACAGGCCACGATCATGCATCTGCTGGGTATCGATCACAAGCGGCTGACCTACCGGTTTCAGGGGCGAGATTTCCGGCTGACCGACGTGTACGGCCACGTTGTGCCCAATTTGATGGCGTAA
- a CDS encoding VOC family protein produces MASIDSRVDIGHVHLKVADLERALAFYHGVLGFDITQRMGNSAAFLSAGGYHHHIALNTWQSLGGPPAPHGSAGLYHLAIRYPDRAQLGDALRRVRTAGITLDGASDHGVSEALYLRDPDGNGVELYRDRPPEEWPRSPDGTLAMTLDPLDLDALLADARR; encoded by the coding sequence ATGGCGTCCATAGATAGCCGGGTGGACATCGGACATGTTCACCTCAAGGTGGCGGATCTCGAGCGCGCGCTCGCGTTCTATCACGGCGTGCTCGGCTTCGACATCACGCAGCGGATGGGCAACTCCGCGGCGTTCCTCAGCGCGGGCGGCTACCACCACCATATCGCGCTGAATACCTGGCAAAGCCTTGGTGGGCCCCCTGCGCCACACGGCAGCGCGGGGCTCTACCACCTGGCGATCCGCTATCCGGACAGGGCGCAGCTTGGCGATGCCCTACGGCGCGTTCGAACCGCTGGGATCACCCTGGACGGCGCCTCGGACCACGGCGTCAGTGAGGCGCTTTACCTCCGGGATCCCGACGGCAATGGCGTGGAGCTGTACCGGGATCGTCCACCCGAAGAGTGGCCGCGATCACCGGACGGGACATTGGCAATGACGCTGGATCCACTGGATCTCGATGCGCTTCTGGCGGACGCGAGGCGTTAG
- a CDS encoding DEAD/DEAH box helicase, which translates to MSFDQLGLRAELLNAVASSGYTVPTPVQEQAIPAVLQRRDVIAGAQTGTGKTAAFALPILQRLMECRPARSGGYRPVRTLVLAPTRELAAQVRDSFALFSRGLPLTSTAVFGGVSMYAQVQALRRGVDVVVATPGRLLDHASQGTIDLSHVEVLVLDEADRMLDMGFVKDIRRIIALLPTQRQNLLFTATFTDEMHRLAGSILNDPARIEVDRTGNTSDLVDHTVYAAHRNDKRDLLVHLLVEKQIGQALVFIRTRHGADRLVKQLQQDGVAAAPIHSNRSQLQRMRALADFKAGRTRILVATDIASRGLDIDQLPFVINYELPACPDDYVHRIGRTGRAGTRGNAISLVSHEERSQLAGIEMRMRRQIERGHPVGFSPSTVEETPIREQPRFRAPRSAFQPRTAFRGGHRSATGPHTAFRRSAVRDTHS; encoded by the coding sequence ATGTCTTTCGATCAACTTGGCCTCAGGGCCGAGCTGCTGAACGCTGTCGCCTCCAGTGGCTACACCGTTCCAACTCCCGTTCAGGAGCAGGCGATACCCGCCGTGCTCCAGCGCCGCGACGTTATTGCCGGCGCACAAACCGGCACGGGTAAAACCGCCGCGTTCGCGCTTCCGATTCTGCAGCGGCTTATGGAGTGCCGCCCGGCGCGCAGCGGCGGATACCGGCCCGTGCGGACTCTGGTGCTGGCCCCAACCCGGGAACTGGCTGCGCAGGTGCGCGATTCGTTCGCGCTCTTCAGTCGCGGCCTGCCGCTCACTTCCACCGCGGTTTTCGGCGGCGTAAGCATGTACGCGCAGGTGCAGGCGCTCCGCCGCGGGGTCGACGTGGTTGTGGCCACGCCCGGCCGCCTGTTGGACCATGCCTCTCAGGGAACCATCGACCTATCGCACGTGGAAGTGCTGGTGCTGGATGAAGCCGACCGAATGCTCGACATGGGATTCGTCAAGGATATCCGCCGCATCATCGCCCTGCTTCCCACTCAGCGCCAGAACCTGCTCTTTACGGCCACCTTCACCGATGAGATGCACCGGCTGGCCGGTTCGATTCTGAACGATCCCGCGCGCATTGAGGTGGATCGTACCGGTAACACCAGCGATCTGGTGGACCACACGGTGTACGCCGCCCACAGGAACGACAAACGCGATCTCCTGGTTCACCTGCTGGTAGAGAAGCAGATCGGGCAGGCGCTGGTATTTATACGGACGCGGCACGGCGCCGACCGTCTGGTGAAACAGCTTCAGCAGGATGGCGTGGCCGCGGCGCCGATTCACTCCAACCGCTCGCAACTGCAGCGCATGCGCGCACTGGCCGATTTCAAGGCCGGACGTACCCGCATTCTGGTAGCCACCGACATCGCCTCCCGTGGGCTCGATATTGACCAATTGCCGTTCGTGATCAATTACGAGCTGCCGGCTTGCCCCGATGACTACGTGCATCGCATCGGACGTACCGGTCGTGCCGGAACCCGGGGAAACGCCATCTCACTGGTCAGCCACGAAGAGCGCAGCCAGCTCGCGGGCATAGAGATGCGCATGCGGCGACAGATTGAGCGCGGCCACCCTGTCGGCTTTTCCCCTTCGACGGTTGAAGAGACGCCAATTCGCGAGCAGCCGCGCTTCCGGGCGCCACGCTCTGCGTTTCAACCGCGCACGGCTTTCCGTGGCGGGCATCGAAGCGCCACTGGCCCGCATACGGCGTTTCGCCGGTCCGCCGTGCGTGATACCCACAGCTAA
- a CDS encoding zinc ribbon domain-containing protein encodes MIKCPKCQATLPDGWTKCQFCGAEFAKQPPLPSDAGAEPEELTELRIAPAPTWAASAVRAVAIWWIVNGVWSAVSAMIHGGYAAGGLCALNVLTAIVGVGILRQAPIARTVTNVLCWLQIASGLFDFVVGFFVVSIAPILGVMMMLLAIIQAGVAAFMIYLLAETDVNSPNF; translated from the coding sequence ATGATCAAATGCCCGAAGTGCCAGGCGACGCTGCCGGATGGCTGGACCAAGTGCCAGTTCTGTGGAGCGGAGTTTGCGAAGCAGCCGCCACTTCCCTCGGATGCCGGCGCGGAGCCGGAGGAGTTGACCGAGCTCCGCATTGCGCCGGCCCCAACCTGGGCCGCATCCGCAGTCCGAGCCGTCGCCATCTGGTGGATCGTCAACGGTGTCTGGTCGGCAGTCTCTGCCATGATCCACGGCGGATACGCGGCCGGCGGATTATGCGCGCTCAATGTGTTGACCGCCATCGTTGGTGTGGGCATCCTCCGGCAGGCGCCGATCGCCCGCACGGTCACCAACGTGCTTTGCTGGCTGCAAATCGCCAGTGGCCTGTTCGACTTCGTGGTGGGCTTCTTCGTGGTTTCCATCGCGCCGATTCTGGGAGTGATGATGATGCTGCTTGCCATCATCCAGGCGGGAGTGGCGGCATTCATGATCTATCTGCTGGCGGAAACCGATGTAAACAGTCCCAACTTCTGA
- a CDS encoding RHS repeat-associated core domain-containing protein has protein sequence TTTSTQYAGGAPVTETQGSTFTAAYTIGNDLLRRNGEYPAFDGLGSARAETNSSGTATATQDFDAFGNTIASSGSTSSPYNFAGDWAYQSDGDAGLQHVGARYYDPQVGRFASRDSMLDQIPYAYCGGDGANRVDPDGQQYSDWNPFTWDYNFDATDWQGVADGAYKIGGIEENPAEIIGPAVGLPSVMDPGLRQPTQIGGGMAEIKTGLFLPAERLSVTGVAGAVLVGMFAGGEITQHIVAPAISWLLGKG, from the coding sequence ACCACCACCTCCACGCAGTACGCCGGCGGCGCGCCGGTAACGGAAACGCAGGGGAGCACCTTTACTGCCGCGTACACCATAGGTAACGACCTGCTCCGGCGCAACGGCGAGTACCCCGCATTCGATGGCCTCGGCTCTGCCCGCGCCGAGACGAACAGCTCCGGCACGGCCACGGCCACACAGGACTTCGATGCGTTTGGAAATACGATCGCTAGCAGCGGATCTACCTCCAGCCCATACAACTTCGCCGGCGATTGGGCATACCAGAGCGACGGCGACGCCGGGCTGCAGCATGTAGGGGCCAGGTATTACGATCCGCAGGTCGGCCGATTCGCCAGCCGCGACAGCATGCTGGACCAGATACCGTACGCGTATTGCGGGGGCGACGGTGCCAACAGGGTCGACCCGGACGGCCAACAGTACAGCGATTGGAATCCGTTTACGTGGGACTACAACTTCGACGCCACCGATTGGCAGGGCGTCGCAGACGGCGCCTACAAGATTGGCGGTATTGAGGAGAATCCGGCAGAGATCATCGGTCCAGCCGTGGGCTTACCGAGCGTAATGGACCCCGGGCTAAGGCAACCGACCCAGATTGGCGGCGGCATGGCCGAGATTAAGACCGGTTTGTTTTTGCCGGCTGAGCGCCTTAGCGTCACGGGTGTCGCGGGAGCCGTTCTTGTCGGCATGTTTGCGGGAGGAGAGATTACCCAGCATATCGTCGCGCCGGCGATCAGCTGGCTCCTCGGCAAAGGATGA
- a CDS encoding DUF1553 domain-containing protein gives MVTRNCRIVPALTSAWLLVIVPSLAWPAPPRHKPATRPKPRPAAVEFNRDIRPILQDNCFTCHGPDHMKRQAGLRLDLGEAAMATGVIVPFKPAKSQLISRIFSSDPAQRMPPQSTHKTLTAAQKSLIYRWVAQGARFQKQWSFVPLPAVTPVPTVKDASWCRTPIDRFVLARLERKGIKPSPEAPRAVWLRRVSYDLIGLPPTPQEITAFQQDRSPRAYATVVDRLLANPQYGEHAATAWLDIARYADSYGYQSDLLCPTWPYRDWVVKAYNTNLPYSSFVTWQLAGDLLPHPTRDQRLATAFNRLHRMTNEGGSVAKEWRIEGVADRVKTFGTAFVGLTLECARCHDHKFDPISQRDYYSLCSFFNNIDEYGLYNQTDIVPTPSMLLPTAPQQKQLDSARAAAAAANASVATLSASREQAFLNWLQKPEPAAIPDMTGKFDFADYDGKTLKNLAPGATQNGERDDPVTIVPAPFGKAARFTGDNDIHFPQIGAFTRTTPFTIAFRMLDPRKADGRAVVFQACDGTDVGFHGYDLMVLNGILMARIYRYWPGNAIAVQTRVPIPANTWTHVAVTYDGSSRASGLRIYLNGAPASLEVVRDHLYKGTGKHTLVFAQRFRDRGFEDGEIGDIAVFSRDLSPVEVAQLSDGRTLQAELAQPLRYEQQLRPYYLSAVDPTMRQARAALAQARQSVVTAENAEYEIAVMQEMPTVRPTYVLARGVYDAAVTPADLVTRELPATIYPFPRSLPRNRLGLAEWLLLPNHPLTARVEVNRLWAQCFGTGLVETAEDFGVQGKMPTHPHLLDWLARHFISSGWNMKAMLRMIVLSSTYRQVSADRADLAQKDPANALLARGPSRRLTAEEIRDTALAASGLLDTQMGGPPVSPYQPGDLWTESNSMSPAYHQSVGGDLYRRSLYTVWKRTAPMPNMLAFDAGTREVCLARRTTTNTPTQALVLLNDVQFVEAARVLGQRMLKEGGPDDAHRIAYAFLLLTARHPSPAELRLLEQLYTDERGRFQRDTTGAARLIHVGESKPDPADQPAELAAATIVAQTIMNLDATVWER, from the coding sequence ATGGTGACAAGGAACTGCCGAATTGTGCCGGCGCTGACTTCGGCATGGCTGCTGGTGATCGTACCGTCGCTGGCGTGGCCGGCGCCGCCGCGCCACAAACCCGCCACCAGGCCGAAGCCCAGGCCGGCAGCGGTGGAGTTTAATCGCGATATCCGGCCGATCCTGCAGGATAACTGCTTTACGTGTCACGGCCCGGACCACATGAAGCGGCAGGCCGGCCTGCGCCTCGATCTGGGTGAAGCGGCCATGGCCACCGGCGTGATTGTGCCCTTCAAGCCTGCCAAGAGCCAGCTCATCTCCCGCATCTTCTCTTCTGACCCGGCACAGCGGATGCCGCCTCAATCCACGCACAAAACCCTCACCGCCGCACAGAAGAGCCTCATCTATCGCTGGGTGGCACAGGGCGCCAGATTTCAGAAGCAGTGGTCGTTTGTGCCGCTGCCGGCGGTGACGCCGGTGCCCACGGTCAAGGACGCGAGCTGGTGCCGCACCCCCATCGACCGCTTCGTTTTGGCGCGGCTTGAGCGCAAAGGCATCAAACCGTCCCCGGAGGCGCCGCGCGCTGTTTGGCTGCGCCGCGTTTCGTACGACCTGATCGGCCTGCCGCCAACGCCACAGGAGATCACCGCGTTTCAGCAGGATCGCTCGCCTCGGGCATACGCTACGGTGGTCGACCGGCTGTTGGCCAATCCGCAATATGGCGAACACGCAGCAACTGCATGGCTGGATATCGCACGCTATGCAGATAGCTATGGATATCAAAGCGATCTGCTGTGTCCCACCTGGCCCTACCGCGATTGGGTGGTGAAGGCATACAACACCAACCTGCCGTACAGCAGCTTCGTCACCTGGCAGTTGGCCGGCGACCTGCTGCCCCACCCAACCCGCGATCAGCGCCTTGCCACAGCTTTCAATCGGCTGCATCGTATGACCAACGAGGGTGGCAGCGTAGCCAAGGAGTGGCGGATTGAGGGTGTGGCCGACCGTGTCAAGACGTTTGGCACGGCATTTGTTGGCCTCACGCTGGAATGTGCCCGCTGCCACGATCACAAGTTCGATCCGATATCGCAGCGCGATTACTATTCGCTCTGCTCGTTCTTCAACAACATCGACGAGTATGGGCTTTACAACCAGACCGATATAGTGCCCACGCCCTCCATGCTGCTGCCAACGGCGCCGCAGCAGAAGCAGCTGGACTCAGCCCGTGCGGCGGCTGCGGCGGCCAACGCATCCGTCGCCACGCTATCGGCCTCCCGCGAACAGGCCTTCCTCAACTGGCTGCAGAAACCAGAGCCCGCGGCAATCCCGGATATGACCGGAAAGTTTGACTTTGCCGACTACGACGGCAAGACGCTGAAGAACCTCGCGCCGGGGGCAACACAAAACGGCGAGCGCGACGATCCGGTGACGATCGTGCCGGCGCCGTTTGGAAAGGCTGCCCGCTTCACCGGCGACAACGACATCCACTTTCCGCAGATTGGCGCCTTCACGCGAACCACGCCATTCACCATCGCCTTCCGCATGCTCGATCCGCGCAAGGCCGACGGCCGCGCGGTGGTCTTCCAGGCCTGCGATGGAACCGATGTTGGCTTCCACGGGTACGACCTCATGGTGCTCAACGGCATATTGATGGCCCGTATCTACCGCTATTGGCCCGGAAACGCGATCGCCGTTCAGACGCGAGTCCCGATTCCGGCGAACACCTGGACGCATGTGGCCGTCACGTACGATGGCTCCAGTCGCGCCTCGGGACTGCGCATCTACCTCAACGGGGCGCCCGCATCGCTGGAAGTCGTTCGCGACCATCTGTACAAAGGCACCGGCAAGCACACACTGGTGTTCGCCCAGCGGTTCCGGGATCGCGGATTTGAGGACGGTGAAATCGGTGACATCGCTGTGTTTTCGCGCGATCTCTCGCCGGTAGAAGTCGCTCAGCTGAGCGATGGCCGCACGCTACAGGCGGAGCTGGCGCAGCCTCTCAGATACGAGCAGCAGCTTCGGCCCTACTACCTTTCCGCTGTCGATCCGACGATGCGACAGGCTCGCGCCGCACTGGCTCAGGCGAGACAGAGCGTGGTAACCGCTGAAAACGCCGAGTACGAAATCGCGGTCATGCAGGAGATGCCTACGGTCCGGCCGACGTACGTTCTGGCTCGTGGCGTGTACGATGCGGCGGTTACTCCTGCGGACCTGGTGACGCGCGAATTGCCGGCGACGATCTATCCATTTCCCAGGTCTCTGCCGCGCAACCGACTGGGCCTGGCAGAGTGGCTGCTGCTGCCAAACCATCCGCTGACCGCTCGCGTTGAGGTGAACCGTTTGTGGGCACAGTGCTTCGGCACGGGATTGGTTGAGACGGCCGAGGACTTTGGCGTTCAGGGCAAAATGCCCACCCATCCGCACCTGCTGGACTGGCTGGCCCGTCATTTCATCTCCTCCGGCTGGAACATGAAGGCCATGCTCCGGATGATCGTCCTCTCATCCACCTACCGGCAGGTCTCAGCCGATCGCGCCGATTTAGCCCAGAAGGACCCGGCCAACGCCTTGCTGGCGCGCGGGCCAAGCCGACGGCTGACCGCGGAGGAGATTCGCGACACCGCGCTCGCCGCAAGCGGCCTTCTCGATACGCAGATGGGCGGTCCGCCCGTAAGCCCGTACCAGCCCGGTGACTTGTGGACCGAAAGCAACTCGATGAGCCCGGCCTACCACCAGAGTGTTGGAGGAGATCTGTACAGGCGGAGCCTTTACACGGTCTGGAAGCGCACGGCGCCAATGCCCAACATGCTGGCATTTGACGCGGGCACACGGGAGGTGTGCCTTGCGCGGCGCACCACAACAAATACCCCCACACAGGCTCTGGTGCTGCTGAACGATGTCCAGTTTGTTGAGGCGGCGCGCGTGCTTGGTCAGCGGATGCTGAAAGAGGGCGGACCGGACGACGCCCACCGGATTGCGTATGCGTTCCTGCTCCTCACCGCGCGCCATCCGTCGCCGGCCGAGTTGCGGCTGCTGGAACAGTTGTACACGGATGAGCGCGGCCGGTTTCAGCGCGACACGACGGGGGCGGCGCGGCTTATTCACGTCGGGGAGAGCAAGCCGGATCCGGCGGATCAGCCGGCCGAGCTTGCCGCAGCCACGATTGTTGCGCAGACGATTATGAATCTGGATGCCACGGTATGGGAGCGATAA